From Microcystis aeruginosa NIES-2549, a single genomic window includes:
- a CDS encoding ImmA/IrrE family metallo-endopeptidase has product MTESLTMAALYGKLSKIGLKKDYVRENGLPSWWDDELNDKPVAVLEGAGYIAKKLNLDLSSLLTPQEKVKFNRPPHTKFKQHNSQNNQHPHLAQALASRFAELISLGVEVNYTPLSKDAKTIRKDILSHWPKVDLTSLLDYCWSQGIAVGYFDHFPKNTKKFAGLIQWHSTCPVIILSSKHQQSARLAFDLAHELGHLALAHLKDGVLVDEEIKFDNDREEKEANQFATELLLGDCDNCLGDRKFQNVERFSIYVQEHFISHHPDIDIGAIILNYGWHNRRYFALAMATLKLLEPNPNGNKIINEYLANKLDWDKFDDETYEYLEKVLGV; this is encoded by the coding sequence ATGACAGAAAGCCTTACCATGGCAGCCCTCTACGGGAAACTCTCAAAAATCGGACTAAAAAAAGATTATGTCCGAGAAAATGGCTTGCCCAGTTGGTGGGATGATGAACTCAATGATAAACCCGTTGCAGTCCTAGAAGGGGCAGGTTATATCGCCAAAAAGCTCAATCTTGACCTCTCATCCTTATTAACCCCTCAAGAAAAGGTCAAATTTAATCGACCTCCCCATACTAAATTTAAACAGCACAATAGCCAAAATAACCAACATCCCCATCTAGCACAAGCTTTAGCGAGTCGGTTTGCTGAGTTAATTTCCTTGGGGGTTGAAGTTAATTATACCCCTTTATCTAAGGATGCTAAAACCATCAGGAAAGACATCTTAAGTCACTGGCCAAAGGTTGACTTGACCTCTCTTTTAGACTATTGTTGGTCTCAGGGAATAGCGGTGGGATACTTTGATCATTTTCCTAAAAATACTAAGAAATTTGCTGGATTAATTCAATGGCATTCCACTTGTCCTGTAATTATTCTTAGTTCAAAACATCAACAGTCGGCAAGACTCGCTTTTGACTTAGCGCACGAGTTAGGACATTTAGCATTAGCACATCTAAAAGATGGGGTATTAGTTGATGAAGAGATTAAATTTGATAATGATAGAGAAGAAAAAGAAGCTAATCAATTTGCCACTGAATTACTCTTAGGTGATTGTGATAACTGCCTTGGGGATAGGAAATTCCAAAATGTTGAAAGATTCAGTATATATGTTCAAGAACATTTTATCTCTCATCATCCGGATATTGATATAGGTGCAATTATTCTGAACTATGGATGGCATAACAGGCGCTACTTTGCTTTAGCCATGGCTACTTTAAAATTATTAGAACCCAACCCAAATGGCAATAAGATTATTAATGAATATTTGGCTAATAAGTTAGACTGGGATAAATTTGATGACGAAACCTACGAGTATCTAGAAAAGGTGTTAGGAGTTTAA
- the secA gene encoding preprotein translocase subunit SecA has product MLKALLGDPNARKIKKFQPLVTEINLLEEDIKNLSDEELRGKTSEFKERLDKARNYDEREEILEEILPEAFAIVREAGIRVLGMRHFDVQLLGGMVLHKGQIAEMKTGEGKTLVATLPAYLNGLTGKGVHVVTVNDYLARRDAEWMGQVHRFLGLSVGLIQAGMSPEERKKNYACDITYTTNSELGFDYLRDNMATVMGEVVQRPFNYCVIDEVDSILIDEARTPLIISGPIDRPTEKYILAAEIAKQLVRQKVEDGPGDYEVNEKDRNVLMTDEGFKRAEELLGVTDLYDQENPWAHYISNAIRAKELQKKDVNYIVRSGEIVIVDEFTGRVLPGRRWGDGLHQAVEAKEGVEIQQETQTLATITYQNFFLLYPKLSGMTGTAKTEETELEKVYNLQVTIIPTNRISRRQDLADVVYKNEQAKWNAVAEECQQMHEQGRPVLVGTTSVEKSEVLSLLLQERKIPHNLLNARPENVERESEIVAQAGRAGAVTIATNMAGRGTDIILGGNSDYMARLKIREYLMPKLVMPEDDNLAFSLPSLGERNRPQGFAPGKKKKNWRASAEIFPTELPKEVENALKEAVKFAVDTHGTQSLLELEAEEKIAIAAEKAPTDDQVIQKLREVYKLIRKTYEDYTGKEHDEVVERGGLHVIGTERHESRRIDNQLRGRAGRQGDPGSTRFFLSLEDNLLRIFGGDRVAGLMDAFRVEEDMPIESGMLTRSLEGAQRKVETFYYDARKQVFEYDEVMNNQRRAIYAERRRVLEGMDLKEQVLQYAEKTMDEIVMAYVNPELPAEEWDLEKLISKSQEFVYLLADITAKDVEEMSVNDIKMFLHEEVRKAYEIKERQVDNIRAGLMRDAERYFILQQIDMLWREHLQAMEALRESIGLRGYGQKDPLIEYKQEGYEMFLEMMIDIRRNVVYSLFQFQPQGQPQAVASEQ; this is encoded by the coding sequence ATGTTAAAAGCCCTACTCGGAGATCCCAACGCCCGCAAAATTAAAAAATTTCAGCCCCTCGTCACCGAAATCAACCTGCTGGAAGAAGACATTAAAAACCTATCCGATGAGGAATTAAGGGGCAAAACCAGCGAATTTAAGGAAAGATTAGACAAAGCGAGAAATTATGACGAAAGAGAGGAGATTCTCGAGGAAATCCTCCCCGAAGCTTTCGCCATTGTCCGGGAAGCGGGAATCCGAGTCTTAGGGATGCGTCACTTTGACGTGCAGTTATTGGGGGGAATGGTACTCCACAAAGGACAAATCGCCGAGATGAAAACCGGGGAAGGAAAAACCCTAGTTGCCACACTCCCCGCTTATTTGAATGGATTGACCGGAAAAGGGGTTCACGTCGTCACCGTTAACGATTATCTCGCCCGTCGTGACGCGGAATGGATGGGGCAGGTACACCGCTTTTTAGGGTTAAGTGTGGGACTAATTCAAGCCGGCATGAGTCCGGAAGAAAGAAAGAAAAATTATGCCTGTGACATCACCTACACCACTAACAGCGAACTCGGCTTTGATTATCTGCGCGATAACATGGCTACAGTGATGGGGGAAGTTGTCCAAAGACCCTTTAACTACTGCGTTATCGACGAAGTGGACTCCATTCTTATTGATGAAGCGAGAACCCCATTAATTATATCAGGACCGATCGATCGACCCACAGAAAAATATATTCTCGCCGCCGAAATCGCCAAGCAATTAGTGCGCCAAAAAGTAGAAGACGGACCGGGAGACTACGAAGTTAACGAAAAAGACCGTAACGTTTTAATGACCGATGAAGGCTTTAAAAGAGCGGAAGAACTATTAGGAGTTACCGATTTATACGACCAAGAAAATCCCTGGGCGCACTATATTTCTAACGCTATTCGTGCCAAAGAACTCCAGAAAAAAGACGTTAACTATATCGTCCGCAGTGGTGAAATTGTTATTGTTGATGAGTTCACGGGACGGGTATTACCGGGGCGACGTTGGGGCGATGGTTTACATCAGGCAGTGGAGGCTAAGGAAGGGGTAGAAATTCAACAGGAAACCCAAACCTTAGCCACGATTACCTATCAAAACTTTTTCCTACTCTATCCGAAATTATCTGGCATGACCGGGACGGCTAAAACCGAAGAAACGGAACTAGAAAAAGTCTATAACCTGCAAGTAACAATTATTCCCACTAACCGCATTTCTCGTCGGCAAGATTTAGCCGATGTGGTCTATAAAAATGAACAGGCAAAATGGAACGCCGTCGCCGAAGAATGTCAACAAATGCACGAACAGGGTCGCCCGGTTTTAGTCGGTACCACCAGTGTGGAAAAATCAGAAGTGCTTTCGCTGTTATTACAGGAAAGAAAGATTCCCCATAACTTGCTTAATGCTCGTCCGGAAAACGTGGAAAGGGAATCGGAAATCGTCGCCCAAGCAGGCCGGGCCGGAGCCGTAACTATTGCTACGAATATGGCAGGACGGGGAACCGATATCATCCTCGGTGGTAACTCCGATTATATGGCCCGATTGAAAATTCGCGAGTATTTAATGCCCAAATTAGTTATGCCCGAAGATGACAATTTGGCCTTTAGTTTACCCAGTTTAGGAGAACGCAATCGCCCGCAAGGATTCGCTCCGGGTAAAAAGAAAAAAAACTGGCGCGCCTCGGCGGAAATTTTTCCCACCGAGTTACCGAAAGAGGTAGAAAATGCCCTGAAAGAAGCGGTTAAATTTGCCGTTGATACCCACGGAACTCAAAGTTTACTCGAATTAGAAGCAGAAGAAAAAATCGCCATCGCGGCCGAAAAAGCCCCCACGGATGACCAGGTTATTCAAAAGTTACGCGAAGTCTATAAATTAATTCGCAAAACCTATGAAGATTACACGGGTAAAGAACACGATGAAGTAGTAGAAAGAGGCGGACTGCACGTTATCGGGACGGAACGCCACGAATCCCGCCGTATTGACAACCAATTGCGAGGCCGGGCGGGCAGACAGGGCGACCCCGGTTCTACACGCTTCTTTTTAAGCCTAGAAGATAATTTATTGCGGATTTTTGGGGGCGACCGCGTGGCGGGTTTAATGGATGCCTTCCGGGTGGAAGAAGATATGCCCATTGAGTCAGGAATGTTAACTCGTTCCCTGGAAGGAGCGCAAAGAAAAGTGGAAACCTTCTATTATGATGCCCGGAAACAGGTGTTTGAATACGACGAGGTGATGAATAATCAACGACGCGCTATTTATGCCGAACGTCGTCGGGTTTTGGAGGGGATGGACCTAAAAGAACAGGTGCTGCAATACGCCGAAAAAACCATGGATGAAATCGTCATGGCTTATGTTAATCCCGAACTGCCGGCGGAAGAATGGGATTTGGAAAAACTGATTAGTAAATCTCAGGAATTCGTCTATCTATTGGCAGATATTACCGCTAAAGATGTCGAGGAGATGAGTGTTAATGATATCAAGATGTTCCTACACGAAGAAGTTCGTAAAGCCTACGAAATTAAGGAACGTCAAGTGGATAATATTCGCGCCGGTTTAATGCGCGATGCCGAACGTTATTTTATCCTGCAACAAATCGATATGTTATGGCGCGAACACCTGCAAGCTATGGAAGCTTTACGCGAGTCGATTGGTTTACGCGGTTACGGTCAAAAAGACCCTCTGATTGAGTATAAACAGGAAGGCTACGAGATGTTTTTAGAAATGATGATTGATATCCGTCGCAATGTGGTTTATTCCCTGTTCCAATTCCAACCGCAAGGACAACCCCAAGCAGTGGCTAGTGAACAGTAA
- the ispF gene encoding 2-C-methyl-D-erythritol 2,4-cyclodiphosphate synthase gives MNIRIGNGYDIHRLVTGRPLILGGVEIAHTVGLLGHSDADVLTHAIMDAMLGALSLGDIGHYFPPTDPQWQGANSLKLLEQVNQLIIDKGWQINNIDSVIVAEKPKMKPHLNAMRAKLAATLKINPEQVGIKATTNEQLGPVGREEGIAVYAVVLLVKE, from the coding sequence ATGAATATTCGTATTGGTAACGGCTACGATATCCACCGATTGGTAACAGGAAGACCTTTAATTTTAGGAGGAGTAGAAATTGCCCATACTGTCGGTTTATTGGGTCATAGTGATGCCGATGTCTTAACCCACGCTATTATGGATGCCATGCTGGGGGCGCTTAGTTTAGGCGATATCGGTCATTATTTTCCCCCCACAGACCCGCAATGGCAAGGGGCGAATAGTTTAAAATTATTAGAACAAGTTAATCAATTAATTATCGATAAAGGTTGGCAGATTAATAATATTGATTCGGTAATTGTCGCCGAAAAACCGAAAATGAAACCCCACCTTAATGCGATGCGAGCCAAGTTAGCAGCAACTCTCAAGATTAATCCGGAACAGGTGGGAATTAAAGCCACTACTAACGAACAATTAGGACCGGTAGGACGAGAAGAAGGTATAGCAGTTTATGCCGTGGTTTTATTGGTTAAGGAGTAG
- a CDS encoding type II toxin-antitoxin system HicA family toxin: MPKLTAVSWLNLVQRLRELGFKGPYAGGKHPQMRRDNLTIIIPNPHQGEIGVGLLKRILNQAGITREEWLGE, translated from the coding sequence ATGCCTAAATTAACCGCCGTATCATGGCTTAATCTAGTTCAAAGATTACGAGAACTTGGGTTTAAAGGTCCCTACGCTGGGGGTAAACACCCGCAAATGCGTCGCGATAATTTAACGATAATTATCCCCAATCCCCATCAAGGAGAAATAGGGGTAGGACTGTTAAAACGCATTCTCAATCAAGCGGGTATTACCAGAGAAGAATGGCTGGGAGAATAG
- a CDS encoding type II toxin-antitoxin system HicB family antitoxin, with translation MLASYIDQAMALARYEIIEEDGTYWGEIPPLQGVWANHANLEDCQQELREALSDWIALRLCLGLPIPVLAGIDLNLLPQPMSSI, from the coding sequence ATGTTAGCCAGTTATATTGATCAAGCGATGGCATTAGCTCGATACGAAATCATCGAAGAAGATGGCACTTATTGGGGCGAAATTCCACCCCTTCAGGGAGTTTGGGCAAATCACGCCAATCTAGAAGATTGCCAGCAAGAATTGCGCGAAGCTTTAAGCGATTGGATTGCTTTGCGTCTGTGTTTAGGTTTGCCGATTCCAGTGTTAGCAGGAATAGATCTTAATCTCCTTCCTCAACCCATGTCTTCAATTTAA
- the argS gene encoding arginine--tRNA ligase, which produces MTAIIQQIKERFSQSLVKSFGENFAATDPLIVAASNPRFGDYQCNISLSLAKELKQKPREVATTLLKNLEIDDLCQPPEIAGPGFINLTLKPGYLETQLKDLITDNRLGVAAANPSQKIIVDFSSPNIAKEMHVGHLRSTIIGDCIARILEFRHHQVIRLNHVGDWGTQFGMLITYLQEAYPSALTQADALDLGDLVSFYKKAKIRFDEDENFKETARQSVVKLQSGDSQSRQAWQLLCQQSRREFQKIYDILDIKLTERGESFYNPYLEAVIKELDQQGLLTEDNGALCVFLDGFTNKEGDRLPLIVKKSDGGYNYATTDLAAICYRVRQDKAARIIYVTDAGQANHFAQVFQVAKKAGFLPDNVAVVHVAFGLVLGEDGKKLKTRSGETVKLQELLDQAIACSLADLEKRLASEEREETGDFIAKTAETVGLSAVKYADLSQNRNSNYVFSYDKMLNLQGNTAPYMLYAYARVQSISREGGINFQDLSANSSLILKDESELILAKQLLQLPEVISAVEEDLLPNRLCDYLYELSKKYNRFYENCPVLKAAEPIKTSRLVLCDLTARTLKLGLSLLGIPVLERM; this is translated from the coding sequence ATGACTGCCATTATCCAACAAATAAAAGAACGTTTTTCCCAATCCCTAGTTAAATCCTTTGGGGAAAACTTCGCCGCTACCGATCCCCTAATTGTGGCCGCTAGTAACCCCCGTTTTGGCGATTATCAATGTAATATTTCCCTCTCTTTAGCCAAAGAATTAAAACAAAAACCCCGGGAAGTGGCGACAACTTTACTAAAAAATCTAGAGATAGATGATCTCTGTCAACCCCCCGAAATTGCTGGACCCGGTTTTATCAATCTTACCCTGAAACCAGGTTATCTAGAAACCCAATTAAAAGACCTAATTACTGACAACCGTTTAGGAGTTGCCGCTGCTAACCCCAGTCAAAAAATTATTGTCGATTTTTCCAGTCCCAATATTGCCAAAGAAATGCACGTTGGCCACTTGCGATCGACTATAATTGGTGATTGTATTGCTCGGATTCTGGAATTTCGTCATCATCAAGTAATTCGTCTTAATCATGTTGGGGATTGGGGTACTCAATTCGGGATGTTAATCACCTATCTACAAGAAGCTTATCCTAGTGCTTTAACCCAAGCAGATGCCCTAGATTTAGGGGATTTAGTTAGCTTTTATAAAAAGGCAAAAATTCGTTTTGATGAAGACGAAAACTTTAAAGAAACTGCCCGCCAATCTGTAGTAAAATTACAGTCGGGTGATTCTCAAAGTCGTCAAGCATGGCAGTTACTTTGTCAACAATCACGACGGGAATTTCAGAAAATCTATGATATTCTCGATATAAAACTAACCGAAAGGGGTGAATCTTTTTATAATCCCTACCTTGAGGCAGTAATCAAAGAATTAGATCAACAGGGATTGCTAACAGAAGACAACGGCGCTTTATGTGTCTTTCTCGATGGTTTTACCAACAAAGAGGGAGATCGTTTGCCCCTAATTGTCAAGAAATCCGACGGCGGTTATAATTACGCTACCACCGATTTAGCAGCAATTTGTTATCGAGTGCGGCAAGATAAAGCCGCAAGAATAATTTATGTCACCGATGCTGGACAAGCTAACCATTTTGCCCAAGTATTTCAGGTGGCTAAAAAAGCGGGATTTTTACCCGATAATGTGGCAGTGGTTCACGTCGCTTTTGGATTAGTTTTAGGGGAAGATGGTAAAAAATTAAAAACTCGTTCCGGGGAGACGGTAAAATTACAAGAATTACTCGATCAAGCGATCGCCTGTTCCCTAGCTGACTTAGAAAAAAGACTGGCAAGCGAGGAAAGAGAAGAAACCGGCGATTTTATCGCTAAGACTGCCGAAACTGTCGGATTAAGTGCCGTTAAATACGCCGATCTCAGCCAAAATCGCAATAGTAACTACGTTTTCAGTTACGACAAAATGCTCAATCTGCAAGGCAACACCGCCCCCTATATGCTGTACGCTTACGCTAGGGTCCAGAGTATCAGTCGCGAAGGTGGTATTAATTTTCAGGATTTAAGTGCCAATTCATCGCTAATTCTCAAGGATGAAAGCGAATTAATTCTGGCTAAACAATTACTGCAACTGCCGGAAGTAATTAGTGCCGTGGAAGAGGATTTATTACCTAATCGTTTATGTGATTATCTTTATGAACTCAGTAAAAAGTATAATCGTTTCTACGAAAATTGTCCCGTTCTGAAAGCGGCAGAACCTATTAAAACCTCTCGTTTAGTTTTGTGTGATTTAACGGCAAGAACCCTAAAATTAGGCTTATCTCTGCTGGGAATCCCCGTTTTGGAAAGAATGTAA
- a CDS encoding Mo-dependent nitrogenase C-terminal domain-containing protein, translated as MSQSIEDKAMADADVSDYTTNKIILSNWIAPWSKGNRKNLSPQPKWDLWQPLRQRIDRLEINTPELAHRICRLIPAQCPFARKITLFSWTILEIPPLCKLNPLYENLMMLRFRALSYLADECGEDIGAYC; from the coding sequence ATGAGTCAATCAATTGAAGATAAAGCTATGGCCGATGCTGATGTATCAGATTATACCACAAATAAAATAATTTTGTCTAATTGGATCGCCCCTTGGTCGAAAGGCAATCGGAAAAACCTGTCACCGCAACCAAAATGGGATTTATGGCAACCCCTGCGGCAACGAATTGACCGACTAGAGATTAATACACCTGAACTAGCTCATCGGATTTGTCGTCTAATTCCGGCTCAATGTCCCTTTGCGCGGAAAATTACCCTATTTAGCTGGACAATTCTAGAGATTCCGCCCCTTTGCAAGCTAAATCCCCTCTACGAAAACCTGATGATGTTAAGATTTCGCGCTCTTTCTTACCTTGCCGATGAATGTGGAGAGGATATCGGTGCTTACTGCTAA